In Patescibacteria group bacterium, the sequence CGGTCGTTTTGCTGTTTTTTGGAATAGGAATCGGCCGACGTTATCGGTCAAAACATTTTTAACATATTCGAAGTTGATTGGATTCATGCCGGCTGTTGTGTCTTCGATAGTTTTCTTGATGATGATGCGTGTTTGGTGCAACAGATCCTGCGATTCACGAAGGTATACGAAACCGCGAGAAATAATATCAGGACTTTTTTTCAATTTTCCGTTTGTAGTGTTGACGCTCGCAATGATGACGAACATGCCGTCTTGCGCCAACATTTGTCGGTCGCGAATAACCACTTCCTGAATATCTCCAACAGAGAAACCGTCAACCATGACAATTCCCGATGGGGCTTTTTCTTTGAGCCGAACCAGTTTCATTTCTCCGAGTCCCTTCGAGGAGTCGGCACCATTTTGAATTTCAAACACGGTGCCGTTGTCAGGTACGCCAACGCTTTCTGCGGCCATGCCGAGAGATTTAGCGAGTTCTTCATGCACGCGAAGCATGTAGTGATTGCCGTGAATGGGCATGAAGAATTTTGGTTTGATGTGCTTGTGCAACCATTCGAGTTCACCGCGATTGCCGTGGCCAGTCGAGTGAATATAGACATCCGAAGATCGGTAGTGAATGATTTTCGCGCCTTGTCGAGCGAGGTTGTCTTTCAATTTTTGAACGGCCTTTTCGTTGCCGGGAATAATTGATGATGAAAGCAAGACAGAGTCTCGCGGCGTAATTTTAAAGTATTTGTGAGATTTGTTTGACATGCGCATGAGTGATGCGAATTCATCTCCTTGAGCTCCAGTGACGAGCGCGATCAAACGATCAGGTGGATAGCTATCCATTTCCTCTGGCGTAATGAGCGTATCTTTTTTTACTTTCAAGATGCCCATGTTTTTAACAATCTCAATGTTGTTTTTCATGCCACGGCCGTCGACGACAACTTTTTTGCCGTATTTTTCAGCCGATGAAATGATGTTCATCATACGTTCGAGTTGAGAAGCAAACGTCCCGATGATCAAACGATTTTTGGTGTTCTTGATAATTTCGTCGAGATTTTTGTGCACCAAACGTTCCGGTGTTGAGAAGCCTGGGTTGTCGATGTTGGTTGAGTCCATCATAAGAAACAGCACATTGGAATCTTTGAAACGCGCGTATTCTTTTTCTTCGGCCTCAGTGGGAACGCCGTCAACATGATCGAGTTTGATGTCTCCTGGGTTTACGATATCTCCGTACGGAGTTTCGATAATAATTCCCATTGAGTCTGGAATGGTGTGGGTTACCGAAAAGAATTTTACTTTCAGGTTTCCAATTTTGAGTGTGTCCTCTTTCTCCACGATTTTTAGATCAAGTGGAGCAAGATGAGGAAATTCTTCCTGTCGCTTTTTAACCATCATGCCTGTGAGTGCTCTCGTATAGATCGGCGGATTGCCGATTCTGTCCATGATGTAGGGAATA encodes:
- a CDS encoding ribonuclease J; this encodes MDKDKIQKPAPRARAAAPAFQRTSDLGNSAHHSHTKVASVTHAAATTHAPHATHAAHSNHGDSKTLRGFGGKKMDRPRHGRGSRPAHAGGSAMGAKKIESVIPPLAADSIRIIPLGGVEQIGQNMTMVEFGNDIIVIDAGFQFKEEDTPGIDYILPNTKYLEERKDKIRALIITHGHLDHIGGIPYIMDRIGNPPIYTRALTGMMVKKRQEEFPHLAPLDLKIVEKEDTLKIGNLKVKFFSVTHTIPDSMGIIIETPYGDIVNPGDIKLDHVDGVPTEAEEKEYARFKDSNVLFLMMDSTNIDNPGFSTPERLVHKNLDEIIKNTKNRLIIGTFASQLERMMNIISSAEKYGKKVVVDGRGMKNNIEIVKNMGILKVKKDTLITPEEMDSYPPDRLIALVTGAQGDEFASLMRMSNKSHKYFKITPRDSVLLSSSIIPGNEKAVQKLKDNLARQGAKIIHYRSSDVYIHSTGHGNRGELEWLHKHIKPKFFMPIHGNHYMLRVHEELAKSLGMAAESVGVPDNGTVFEIQNGADSSKGLGEMKLVRLKEKAPSGIVMVDGFSVGDIQEVVIRDRQMLAQDGMFVIIASVNTTNGKLKKSPDIISRGFVYLRESQDLLHQTRIIIKKTIEDTTAGMNPINFEYVKNVLTDNVGRFLFQKTAKRPIVIPVLLGV